CCGAGTAGAACGCGAAGTTCTCCTCTCCGCCAGCTACCCTCAGCAACGGATTGATCGCCACTTGAAGCATCGTCATACCGATGCCGATCATGAAGAGTGACATGAGTGCCACCGTGAAAGTCGGCACTGAGGCGAAGAGGAAGGACCCGCCAAATGCGAGGACGAAGGCTGCGATCAGAATCGGCTTCTGGCCGAAACGGTCGAGCAGCACACCGGCGGGAATCGACATCACACCGTAGGCGACGAAGAAGCTGAACGGCAGGAAGCCGGCCAGGGTCAGGCTCAGGTTGAAGCCCTTGATGATGTCCGGAACCAGCGGCCCCAGGATATTGGTGAGAAAGGAGATGACGAAGAAGATGAGAAAAACGAGTAAGACGATTCCCATGCTGCGTTTCATACTGCTACCCCTTCATCCATTCCCTCGGCCTTCACCCCACGCCCGAGTCCCAGCCCGCTTTCGAACACGGAGTCTGAACCGCCAAGACGCCAAGGGCGCCAAGTATTGACGAAGGTCATTTTTCGAGTGGCGGATTCGCTGATCGGATTGTGAGGTGAGAAAACCTCGCGAATTCGTTGCCTCGTCCCTGCCTCGTGTCTCGAAATCAGAGGATTCTCTTTGCGCTCTTTGCGGCTTGGCGGTGAAGAACCGTTCGGGCCGGCAATCGGAACGATCATTGATCGAACCCGGTCTCTATCGCTTTCACATTCCAACCCTTTACGGCGAGATGCGCGTCCGACAGATCATCTTCGGCCGGGAACCGCGCGGTCAGACGACGGCTCTCACCCGGCAGAATCGAGACGTAGTTGTCCTCCCACAGAACCGGCAGAATCGAGTTGCCATCACCGTCGATCACCCGCAGCTCGATGAAGAACGCGAGCGCCTCGGAACCGTTGGCGAGCAAGACCGTCACCTCGGATCCGTTGTCGCTGCTGGATGCCGTCGCCTCCACACCGAGCCCCACCTCCGGAAGATCGCTCAGGCTCGTGAAGTCGGCAAAGCTCTTGGTCGGGGTCACGTACCAGAGGTTGTTCGCGTAGTCGAGGACGTCGGGCTTGGCCGACAGCCAGTAGAAATTGCGTGCCACCTCGGAACCTGAGGCATCGTGAAGGCGCAGATCGAGGAACCACACCGTCGTCGGTGACTTCTGCTCAGCGAGAGACACAACCGGCTGGGCTCCCGCCGCCGGCAGCGTGAGCCGGTAGGTCTGGTTGAAGATCTCCTTCGTCGAGAGATCGAAAGCGCGAACCGTGGCTGTCAGCCCCTCCGCAGCGTGACGGGAATCGTTGACGCCATACACCGTTTGATCGGCGTAGTTGAAAGAGAGGTTCAGCGGCTGACTGGCCGCACGAGTGCCGAAAAAGGCACCGTTCGGCAACAGATACCAGTCGTAGAGCTGCCAATAGGTCTCCGGCCAGGCCGAGTTGAGCATCCACTGGATGAGGCCGGTGGTCAGCGGCCGGTTGACCGCAAAGCTCTCGAACATCGGTCGGATGGCCTCGTAGTTCGCCGCCTGTGCCTTGAAGAGGAACTCCTCCACCGATGCCGGCGGTCCGTAGCGCCGTCCGAGAGCTTCGATGTAGCGGTCCATGTCGCTGAACTCTCCCCGGCCGCTGTGGTAGTTCCAGACCTCGCCGACCGGCCAAAGGTCCTCTTCTGGGATCATCCTTCGAGCGCTTTCGAGCGGTGGCGGTTGCGGCCCGGGTCCGGTTTCGGTGTTGAAGCCGTACGCCCCGCCGTGTTCGCGGTCCTCCCACCAGTAGACCGGCGGCACCCAGTCGTAGGGCCCGTTCATCTTGACCCCGCTCGGCCCACTGACCTCCGACTCCTTCCAACCGCACGAGACCAGAGTCGGGCGGGTGGTGTCGAGCTCGGCCAGCACCTTCTGATAGCGGCGCTCGAGATCGGGGTGGGGCAGGAGGTCGCTCGCCAGCACCCAGGTGAAGATGCTCGGGTGGTTGCGCAGGTATCGAATCTGGTCCGTCAACATCGCGGCCACCAGATCCATTTCGTCGGGCTCGAGCACGCCGCCGTACTCCTCGCTCACCGGTTTGCCGACGTAGTTCTCCCACTCCCACTGGCAGCTCCAGCCGGGCATGACGAGAATGCCCTCGCGGTCGGCCGCGTCGTAGAGGTATTGACTCGATCCCCAGAATCCTTCGAGGCGGATCGTATTGAGGTGCATCTGTTTGACGTAGGCCAACTGGGCGTCGATTCTCTCCGGTGTATCCGACAACAACAGGTCGTCGACCCATCCTCCGCCCCGGATCAAGACCGGCTGGCCGTTGACCGTGAATCCGCGATGACCTTCCTCGTTGAAATAGGTGTCGAACTCACGAATGCCGAATTTCGTGTGCACGCTGTCCGAGACGGCGCCATCGATCGTGACGGCCATGCTCATCGTGTAGAGGTTCGGCTCGCCCAGAGTGTGCGGCCACCACAGGCGCGGAGCCTCGATCTTCAGGACGTCGTAATCATCGGCCGTGAATCGAACCCGCTGCGTTTCGTGCGGCGCGAGTATGACCTCGGCTGCGAATGTGCGGTCCTCGATCTGGCCGCTCACCTTCGTCCTGACCTCGGCGGCGCTGTGATTCCTGACCACCGACGAAACGCTGATGTCAGCTGACTCGAGGGTGTCGAGATCGACATCGGTCTCGACCACGACGTCGTTGAGTGACACGACATCGGTCAACCGCAGAGAGACCGGCCGCCAGATGCCCATGTTGTTGTCGGGCGGACGGGGGTTCCAGTCGACGAAGCCAATGGTGAAATCACCCGGCTGGGGTGGATGGACCGCCACCGCGAGCGCATTGCGACCTGCAACCAGGCGCCCACTGACGTCGATCTCGTGCGTGCGAAAGGCGCCGTAGACGATGTTCCGCCCCGCCAGCTGCTCGCCGTTGAGCCAGATATCGGCGGAGTTGTTGATGCCGTCGAACTGCAGGCGTGCAACCTTCCCAGCCGCGTGTTCAGACACGTCGAACTCGGTCCGGTACCACCAGGCGCCCTTGAACTGCTCCGTGTCTACCTTTTCGAGGTTTGTACCGAGGTAGAGATCGGGGTAGCTGCCGTTGGCAACCAATGCCGCCATCGGGGTCGCGGGCACCGCAGTCGGAAACCAGCCATCGGCATCGAAATCCGGTGACGACACCGATGCTCCGCCACCAGACACTTCGGCCGCCGCCCGGATCGACCACCCGTCGCTCAACTTTTTCGAGGTATTCACCGACTCCTCGGGCGCACCGCACGCAGCGGCCGACAACACGGCTGCAGTCGCCAGAAATCGCCACATCCATTCCGTGCGTTTCCCATGCATGTCTCCCCCAGTTCTCGACACCACGCCACGTTGTCGAAGCAGCCGTCTCCCCAACTGAACCCGGTCATCTAACCGCCCGTGCCTTCGATCCGCGACCTGTAATACTGTGCCTTCTCCAGCACCTGCTGCAGCTCAGCCTGCCGACCCTGCCGCGAGTACACGTCCGCCAACAGGTAGTAGCCGAGCACCTTGAGATCGTCCGCTTCGGTCCGCTCGAGGCCTGCCTTGGCGAGGCGCTCGACCTCGTCTAGGTCTCTCTCCTGCTGCAACAGAATTCGAGCGAGGAGCAGGTGCGGCTTCGGGATTTCCGGCACTTCCTCGATCAGGATCCGCATCTCGCGCTCCGCCGCCTCGACATTGCCGAGCCGGAACTCCAGATTACCGAGGTTGAAGCGTGGCATCACGGATTTCGGGTGGAGCTCGAGCTCCTTTGCGTAGGCATCACGCGCCTCGGCGGTCCGGCCCTGCTCCTCGTACAGCAGCCCGAGATGGTAGTTGACCCGTGGACCATCGGGGTACTCGGCTTGGATCGCATTGAGGACGGTCTCCGCCTCGGCCAGCCGACCTACGCCGATATATGCCGCCGCCAGGTTGAGCCGGTTGCGGGTCAGCTTGGGTTGGATCTCGACCGCCTTCTCGAGCAGCGGCAGCGCACGCCGATGGTCGTTGTGCTTCATGTAGACACCCGCCATCAGCGCGTAGGCCTCAGTGCTGCGATCGTCCTCGGCCAGCACCCGCTTGGCGAGCGCCAACACCTCTTCATCTCGTCCTTCGTCGGAAAGAATTTTGGCCATGAGAGTCAGCGCGCGCGTGCTGTCAGGGTTTTCGCGCAGGTAATCGTCGAGTATGGCCTTGCCCTCGTCGATTTGATTCGCCTCGCGATAGGCGGCGGCGAGCATCAGCGTGGCCTGGGGGATCTCGGGATCATCGCCGAGAACGAGCTTGAGCACGCTGATGGCCTCTTCGAAATCGTCTTCCAGCATGAGCGTCGAGGCGTAGCCGATCGAGTCGAAGAGGTGGACCTTGTCCTTGGGATCGGCGAGGTTTCCGCTCTCGGGCGCGGCGGTGGCGCCGCCGACGTAGCCGAGGGCCGCGAGCATGTCCCTGGTCTCCTCGTCGAGGTCCGCGTCCTGAGTCTGCGGAGCGCCACGTTCGATCTCTTCACGGAGATGCGCCAATACCGATCGGAGTTCGTCGGCACGCCGGCGGTCACGAGCAAACAGGTTCTGGTTTTCCCCGGGATCGGCGGTGATGTCATAGAGCTCGGCCCGCGGTGCATCGATGAACTTGTCGTCAGATGTCCGAACAGAGTAGAGCGCGCTCCAACCGTAATGGAGGTAGACGGCCATCGACTCGGAGTAGGCGTACTCGGGTCCTGGGCTCTTCGGGTCGAGCATCAGTGGCACCAGCGACTGGCCATGGATCGGCACCGGTGCCTTGATGCCCACGAGACCCAGGACAGTCGGCAAAATGTCGATCGTCCTCACCTGAGCTGGCACCCGGATCCCCTCGAGCTCGGACCCCGGGATCTTGAACATGAGCGGCACGTGCACCGTGGCGTCGTAGATGAAGTATCCGTGCTGCCTCTCGTCATGATCGCCGAGGCCCTCGCCGTGATCACCGACCACCACAACAATGGTGTTTTCGCCCAGGCCTCGTTTGTCCAACCAATCGAACACGCGTCCGACTTGGTCGTCGGTGAAGGCGATCTCGCCGTCGTAGAGCCCGCCTGGACCGCGATCGCTGAAGCGGGTTGCGTAGGGTTCGGGCGGCTCGTAGGGGATGTGCGGGTCGTAGAAGTGGAGCCACGCCAAGAACGGGCGCCCGTCCTCCCTTTCCAGCCACTCCAACGCGGTGTCCACAATGCGGTCCGCCGGTCGCTGCACACCAGCCAGATCGAGGGGCTGGTCCGCCGCCCTGTCAATATCGTCTTCATAGTGCTCGAAGCCCTGGCTCAATCCCCATCGCTGGTCGAGCACGAAGGCGCCGACGACGGCACCGCAGCGGTAGCCCGAGGCCGCCAGACGCTCGGCGAGGGTGACGTGCACATCCGCCAACGCCACGCCACCGTTGAGCCGCACGCCGTGAAACGGCGGGTAGAGTCCGGTCATGATCGACGAGTGCGAGGGCAGGGTGAAGGCGGTCGGTGTGATTGCCTGTTCGAAGAGCACACCGTCTTCGGCCAGTTGATCCAAGCGAGGAGTTTCGGCCCGCTCATAGCCGTAGGCACCGATACGATCCGCCCGCGTGGTGTCGAGGGTGATCAGCAAGACGTTGGCGCCGGGGAAGACAAGGTCTTGCGGAGTTCGGGGAGCCTTTTGGCAGCCCGATAACGCGATCGTGAAAGCAAGCGCAACCCCCGAAACAAGGTTGACACGTTTGAAAGTCATCGCGCGCTGCAGCCTCCACATAACGTTCTAACGTTTCAACGTTCAAACGTTTGAACGTTTTTCTCCATCGTTTACCCGGCTGTCTCGCATCCAGCGACGGCTCGAGCCCTGAAAAATAGAGGGCCCATTTGGGCCCTCCAGATGATAGCAGCGATCAGCAGACCGCTAGAACTCGAACTTCAGCCCGAGCCGGTAGTAGCGTGGTACGACCAGGGACTGCACCTCGCCGTAGTCGTCGACCGTATACCCGACCTTGTTCGGGGAGTTCTCGTTGAACGCGTTGAGGACATCGAGCGAGACTGTGATCCCCATGTCCCCGCCAATATTGAAACGCTTCCCCAGGTTGAGGTCGAAAATGGTTGTGGCCGGCAGCCATTGCGGGTCATCCGGATCGTCGGCCACCATGACGTTGTTCCAGCCTGTGGACGTGAATTGGGTCTCGGGATCGAATTCGCCCATCCACGACGCGTAAACCGGGAAGCTGTTATCGGTCGGCCAGAGCGCCCGCCCCGAGTCGTAGCGGACGCGGAAGCCGAAGTCGGTCTCGATGAACGGGATGGTGTAGCTACCGGCCAGCTTGGCCATCCACTCGGGGGTCATCAGGGCCGGCCCGCTGAGGTTATTCTGGAAGTGGTTGGGAGAGGTGCCGAAAGGGGTATCCATGGTCAGCGGCCCATCGATGTACCAGTACTGGTTGACCGTTCGCGGGTAAAAGCCGTCGGTGTTGGTGTAATTGATGGCGAAGTTGCCCTGCCAGCGGTTCGAAAAACGCTTGGTGAGCACCAGCTGCACGCCCTGGTAGGTGCGGCTCACGTCCTGGCCTTCCCAGGAGTTGAGGTTGCGCGCCCGCCAGCCGCGGGTCGCGTCATTCGACGGATAGCCGGCGTCGTCGCCGTTGATAACTCCGTCGCCGTTGAAATCGTTGATGGTCACCGTCCACGCCGGGGTCTGATACCCGGTCCAGGTGGTGTAGGGCAACGTGTGCCAATCGAAGTACTCCCCGGTCGCGAGGTCGTAGGCATCGAGGATGATGAAGTTCTGGGTCTTCTTGTAGATGTAGCTGAGTTCGATGGCGAGGTCCCTGCCGAGCTGGCGCTGGAGCGAGATGTTGAACTGGTCGGTGTAGGGGTTGTCGGTGCCATCCTCGACCTCGAGGCGGAAGGACGCCGGGCTGACCTCGTGAGACATGAGCACCGACGGCTCCATGCCGCTGAGCTGCCGTGTGGCCCAAATGACCTCGTCAACATCGATCCAGTTGTTGCCGTTGTGGTCCACTTCATCGTATGGGAACCAGTAGAACCACGTGTCGACGATCTGCTCCCCCATGTCCGGCCCAAGGCGGCGTAGGGCCTCGATACTGAGCGGCGCCTGGTAGCGGCCGTAGTGCCCGCGCAGGACCGTCTTGCCGTCACCTGTAAGGGTCCAGGCGAAGCCAATCCGCGGCGACCAGTTTTTGAAGTCGTAGACGTCGTAGCCTTCGGTGTCACGAATCAAGGTCGGGTTGTCGACATCGCTCGGATCGTTGAAGAGCTCGTAGACCTTGCCCGGGCCGTAGTTGGCCTGCATACGGTCGTAGCGGACGCCGAGGTTAAGGGTCAGCCGATCCGACACCACCCACTGGTCGTCAACGAATGCAGCCTGGTTGTCCGCCTCGCGCACATTGAGCCACGGGTTGCGAACGGTCTCGCGCATGTACATCGGAAAGGTGTCGAGAGGCGACCATTGCCAGGTCGCGTCGCCGGACCACCAGCCGTTGTTGAAGTACTCGACGCTGCGGCCTCCCCACCCCGAGTAGGGGTAGGCCATCCTCGAATATCCTTGGAAATAACCGCCGTACCAGTCACCGTTGGCGGTAGTGTACTGGACACCGAACTTGAGCTCGTGTTGTCCCGCCCAGTCGTCGGCGTAGTGGGTGAAGTCGGCCTGGAAGGTATCGCGCCGGGACTGCTGTGCCTCGACGTAGGGGAAATCGCCATCGACACCGAGGCCACCAACGGGCGTCCACTTCCACCAGTTGATAGCGCCTGGATAGCCGTATTCGACCGGGATGGTCGGGTGCTGCTCAGTGTCGAAGCCGAGGTACTTGAAGCCGAACAGGTCGCGGTCCGACGCCACCCACTGGTACTCGAACTGCGCGGTGGTGTTGTCGGTACCGGAGTAGTAGACCATGCTCGGATCGAACGGGCCCCAGGTCACGTTCTTCTCGAAGCTGTCCTCGACGTGGAGGCCGAGCCAGAGACGGTGGTCGGTGCCGATCTGTCCGGTCAGCTTGAGATCGTAGAGGTCGAAGTCGCCGAGAACCGGCAGGGCGCGGAGGGCCTCGTTGTACTCCGTGTCTCGATGGTCGTAACCGGCGTAGAACCACAGTTTGTCCTTGACAATCGGGCCGCCTAAGGTGGCCGCCACCTCCCAGTCATCAGGATAGGAGACGAGCTCACCGCGGGTGGGGCTGTACCACAGCCAGTCTTCGCTAAAGCTGGTGGTCATGTTGTCGGCGGCATCACCGATCTGCCCGTAATAGGCTGCGGAGCCGTGGAACTCATTGCCGCCCGATTTGGTCAGCACGTCGACTGCAGCGCCGGAGAAGGAGCCGTACTCCGCCTGCGAGCCGAGCGACAGGACCTTGACCTCCTGCACGGTGTCGTAGTTCACCTTCACCAGCGAACCCCACGAGGCGCCGCGCGGATTGGTGGTGTTGACGCCGTTGACCAGGAAGATGTTCTCGTTGGCCGCCGAGCCGTAGGCGGAGGCACTCGGCAGCCATGATTCGTCGGCGCCGACGCTGGACATGCCGGGCGCGGTCAGGGCGAGGTCGTAGAAGGATTCACGCGAGGTCGGGATCACCTCGAGCATGTCGGAGCCAAAGCTCGTGCTGATGGTCGACGACTTGGTGTCGACGATCGGCATTTCGGAGGTGACGAGGATCTCGCCGGACGTCGGTGCGATCTCCAGAGCGAAGTCCAACGCCACCGAGGATCCCGCTTTGATGACGAAGTCTTCGTACTGGGCGGTGTTGAATCCCGAGAGGCTGGCGGTCGCGGTGTAGGTTCCCGGCGGCACCCTGAGGAAGACGAAATGCCCCGTGTTGTCCGCCACCGTCGCCCAACTGCCGCTCACCAAGGCTGGGCCCTCGAGCACGACAGCGGTGCCCGCGCCGGGCGCTCCGTCCGGCAGTATCACGTTGCCCGTCACCGTGCCGTAATTGACCGACTGTGACCACGCCGGGCTGGCGCCGATCATGAGTACGAGGCCCAGGACAAATATCCCGGACCGGCAAAAAACTCTACACATCATGTCCTCCCTTCCTCTGCAAATTGATTCAGTCCGTCAATAAGAAAACGAGAAAGCCGGGATCGTGAGATCCCGGCGACCTTGGGCTGAACATTGAGGCGCAAACACGGATGGTGGGACACACCGAACCCCGCATTGTCGTAGCCTAGAACAATTGTGGGCTTTGGTTCCACTTTCGTATTCGATTCGGAAAGACGCGAAAAAGTCGAATCGGATTTCGAAGATTCGTCGAAATTCGTCCGATTGATACGCCTTGGCGGGGTGGATATCCGGAAATTTCGTGTAAACAAACGGGATAAGTGCCGTACCGGGGGTCTTTCGAATAGCCTGCTGGTCGCACAATCACCAGCCGGGCCCTTCAGCTCGCGCGTCGAACCACGAGACGGACATTCGCGGTGCACCATCTCTCCCCCCCAGGAAGCTGCCCCGCACAGTATACTTCGACAGGCAGTCATTTGCGCCGCTACAACGATTCAGACTCCTTCGCATTTTCCGGAGGTCGCCATGAGTTTGCGGGACGAGATCTTCGAGCAACCCGAAGCGATCCACCGTCTGCTCGAGATGCAGGACGACACCGTGCGCGAAATCGCCGCGAAGATCCGTGAGAGAAACCCTACATTTGTCTATCTCGCCGCTCGCGGCACGTCGGACAACTCCGGTATCTATGCGAAATACCTCTGGGGCATTGTCAACCACATCCCGGTCGCACTGGCTGCGCCATCGATGTTCAGCGTTTTCAAATGCCCGCCACAGATCGGCGACTCGCTGGTGGTCGGCATCTCCCAGTCCGGCCAGAGTCCCGACATCATCAGCGTTGTCGAAGAGGGTCGGCGACAGGGTGCGCTGACCCTCGCTATCACCAATGACAGCGATTCGCCCCTCTCTGCGGCCGCCGAGCTGGTCATCGACACCGTTGCAGGACCCGAGACGGCCATCGCAGCTACAAAGACTTACACCACGCAGCTCACGGCCATCGCCATGCTCTCGGTCGCCCTGACAGGCGATGCCGAACAGCGCGGGTGGCTCGGGCGGCTACCCTCGCTGATCCAGGACACGCTTCGGCTCGACGAGATGATCAAGGACTCGTCCGACAGATACCGTTATATGAACCAGTGCGTTGTCCTCGGCCGGGGCTACAACTACGCCACCGCCCACGAGTGGGCGCTCAAGCTCAAGGAGCTCGCCTACGTGGTCGCCGAACCCTACTCCTCGGCTGACTTTCAGCACGGACCGGTGGCTCTCGCCCGCCAGGGATTTCCGGTCTTCGCGGTGGTTCCTGGAGGACCGATCGACCAGGAGATCATCAAGCTCCTCACCGAGCTCGTGCAGGAGGAAAGGGTCGAGCTGCTCGCCATCTCTTCCGAAGGCTCGGCCCTGGCCCTTGCCAACACGCCTGTCCAACTCCCCGAGCGGCTCCCCGAGTGGATCACGCCGATTCCCGCCATCGTTCCGGCGCAGCTGTTCTGCTATCACTTGACGAGGGCCAAGGGCTACAACACCGAGGGTCCCAGAGGTCTGTCCAAGGTCACCTTGACGTGGTAACTCGAAGACAAACGTTCAAACGTCTGAACGTTCAACGTTGAACGTTGGGAGGGGGAACGATGCGGCCACGAAAAAGCCGACCGCTCGCACGAGTATTTATCACGTCAACGGTGGTTTCGGCGGTCCTCATATCGGGCCCGCTGGTCGCTGCGAACGACGCCGATTCCGATTCCACCCTCCCCGTCCGCGGCTTCGCCATCGGTGTGCCGTCGCCCGAGAGGGTTGATGACTTCGTCGCCTTCATCGAAAACGAACTGGTCCAGAACAACCTCAACACGCTCGTCCTGAGGGTGGACTTCAAGTACCGATACAAATCACACCCCGAGCTGCGCGACGAGGATGCCCTCGGCAAATCCGACGTCCGCAAGATCATCAAGGCGTGTCGCCGGGGCGGCATCCGCCTCATACCACAGATCAACCTGCTCGGCCACCAATCGTGGCAGACCGAGCTCGGAAAGCTCCTCGAGGTGTATCCGGAGTTCGACGAGACGCCCTGGATCGAGCTGCCTCAGACCTATCAATGGCCTAACGCCGACGGGCTCTACTGCAAGAGCTACTGCCCTCTGCACCCCGGTGTGCACGAGGTGGTCTTCGCCCTGGTCGACGAGCTGGTGAAGGTCTTCCAATCGGACGCCTTCCACGCCGGTCTGGACGAGGTCTTCTACATCGGCATGGATCGCTGCCCCCGCTGCGGCGGCCGCGACCGGGCGGAGCTCTTCGCCGGCGAGGTGACACGCATTCGAAATCACCTCGCCCGGTCCAACGTGCAGTTATGGATGTGGGGTGACCGCTTGATCGATGGCAAGACGACCGGCATCGGTGAGTGGGAAGCGAGCATGAACTCGACCCACCGCGCGATCGATCTCATGCCCAAGGACGTGGTGATCAACGACTGGCACTACGAACGCCCCGACCCGACGGCTCCCTACTTCGCCGCCAAGGGGTTTACAGTCGTCACCTGCCCCTGGAGGCTCGGCGACGTCGCAGCGATCCAGATCGAGGACATGGTGCGCTGGCGCCAAGGCTCGACCCCCGAAATGCGGAGCCGATTCGCGGGTGTCGTGCAGACGATCTGGTCGTCAGCGGACGACTTTCTCGATCAATACTTCGGCCGCGTACCCGTCGTCGATGACGAGTTCGGCGGCGATCCGGTCGCATGTGCGCGAACGGTCTTTGAGGAGTTCAATAAGCTCGCTCGCTGAGCGCAGTTCGACGACAGATTTCGACACCTCAATCATCCGAAACGTTCGTGACCCGACCTAGCCCGGTCTTCTCAACAGGTGTCTACTGCGGACGGCGAATGGCAGCAATC
This genomic interval from Acidobacteriota bacterium contains the following:
- a CDS encoding SIS domain-containing protein; the encoded protein is MSLRDEIFEQPEAIHRLLEMQDDTVREIAAKIRERNPTFVYLAARGTSDNSGIYAKYLWGIVNHIPVALAAPSMFSVFKCPPQIGDSLVVGISQSGQSPDIISVVEEGRRQGALTLAITNDSDSPLSAAAELVIDTVAGPETAIAATKTYTTQLTAIAMLSVALTGDAEQRGWLGRLPSLIQDTLRLDEMIKDSSDRYRYMNQCVVLGRGYNYATAHEWALKLKELAYVVAEPYSSADFQHGPVALARQGFPVFAVVPGGPIDQEIIKLLTELVQEERVELLAISSEGSALALANTPVQLPERLPEWITPIPAIVPAQLFCYHLTRAKGYNTEGPRGLSKVTLTW
- a CDS encoding glycoside hydrolase family 2 yields the protein MHGKRTEWMWRFLATAAVLSAAACGAPEESVNTSKKLSDGWSIRAAAEVSGGGASVSSPDFDADGWFPTAVPATPMAALVANGSYPDLYLGTNLEKVDTEQFKGAWWYRTEFDVSEHAAGKVARLQFDGINNSADIWLNGEQLAGRNIVYGAFRTHEIDVSGRLVAGRNALAVAVHPPQPGDFTIGFVDWNPRPPDNNMGIWRPVSLRLTDVVSLNDVVVETDVDLDTLESADISVSSVVRNHSAAEVRTKVSGQIEDRTFAAEVILAPHETQRVRFTADDYDVLKIEAPRLWWPHTLGEPNLYTMSMAVTIDGAVSDSVHTKFGIREFDTYFNEEGHRGFTVNGQPVLIRGGGWVDDLLLSDTPERIDAQLAYVKQMHLNTIRLEGFWGSSQYLYDAADREGILVMPGWSCQWEWENYVGKPVSEEYGGVLEPDEMDLVAAMLTDQIRYLRNHPSIFTWVLASDLLPHPDLERRYQKVLAELDTTRPTLVSCGWKESEVSGPSGVKMNGPYDWVPPVYWWEDREHGGAYGFNTETGPGPQPPPLESARRMIPEEDLWPVGEVWNYHSGRGEFSDMDRYIEALGRRYGPPASVEEFLFKAQAANYEAIRPMFESFAVNRPLTTGLIQWMLNSAWPETYWQLYDWYLLPNGAFFGTRAASQPLNLSFNYADQTVYGVNDSRHAAEGLTATVRAFDLSTKEIFNQTYRLTLPAAGAQPVVSLAEQKSPTTVWFLDLRLHDASGSEVARNFYWLSAKPDVLDYANNLWYVTPTKSFADFTSLSDLPEVGLGVEATASSSDNGSEVTVLLANGSEALAFFIELRVIDGDGNSILPVLWEDNYVSILPGESRRLTARFPAEDDLSDAHLAVKGWNVKAIETGFDQ
- a CDS encoding tetratricopeptide repeat protein, with amino-acid sequence MTFKRVNLVSGVALAFTIALSGCQKAPRTPQDLVFPGANVLLITLDTTRADRIGAYGYERAETPRLDQLAEDGVLFEQAITPTAFTLPSHSSIMTGLYPPFHGVRLNGGVALADVHVTLAERLAASGYRCGAVVGAFVLDQRWGLSQGFEHYEDDIDRAADQPLDLAGVQRPADRIVDTALEWLEREDGRPFLAWLHFYDPHIPYEPPEPYATRFSDRGPGGLYDGEIAFTDDQVGRVFDWLDKRGLGENTIVVVVGDHGEGLGDHDERQHGYFIYDATVHVPLMFKIPGSELEGIRVPAQVRTIDILPTVLGLVGIKAPVPIHGQSLVPLMLDPKSPGPEYAYSESMAVYLHYGWSALYSVRTSDDKFIDAPRAELYDITADPGENQNLFARDRRRADELRSVLAHLREEIERGAPQTQDADLDEETRDMLAALGYVGGATAAPESGNLADPKDKVHLFDSIGYASTLMLEDDFEEAISVLKLVLGDDPEIPQATLMLAAAYREANQIDEGKAILDDYLRENPDSTRALTLMAKILSDEGRDEEVLALAKRVLAEDDRSTEAYALMAGVYMKHNDHRRALPLLEKAVEIQPKLTRNRLNLAAAYIGVGRLAEAETVLNAIQAEYPDGPRVNYHLGLLYEEQGRTAEARDAYAKELELHPKSVMPRFNLGNLEFRLGNVEAAEREMRILIEEVPEIPKPHLLLARILLQQERDLDEVERLAKAGLERTEADDLKVLGYYLLADVYSRQGRQAELQQVLEKAQYYRSRIEGTGG
- a CDS encoding TonB-dependent receptor; translated protein: MCRVFCRSGIFVLGLVLMIGASPAWSQSVNYGTVTGNVILPDGAPGAGTAVVLEGPALVSGSWATVADNTGHFVFLRVPPGTYTATASLSGFNTAQYEDFVIKAGSSVALDFALEIAPTSGEILVTSEMPIVDTKSSTISTSFGSDMLEVIPTSRESFYDLALTAPGMSSVGADESWLPSASAYGSAANENIFLVNGVNTTNPRGASWGSLVKVNYDTVQEVKVLSLGSQAEYGSFSGAAVDVLTKSGGNEFHGSAAYYGQIGDAADNMTTSFSEDWLWYSPTRGELVSYPDDWEVAATLGGPIVKDKLWFYAGYDHRDTEYNEALRALPVLGDFDLYDLKLTGQIGTDHRLWLGLHVEDSFEKNVTWGPFDPSMVYYSGTDNTTAQFEYQWVASDRDLFGFKYLGFDTEQHPTIPVEYGYPGAINWWKWTPVGGLGVDGDFPYVEAQQSRRDTFQADFTHYADDWAGQHELKFGVQYTTANGDWYGGYFQGYSRMAYPYSGWGGRSVEYFNNGWWSGDATWQWSPLDTFPMYMRETVRNPWLNVREADNQAAFVDDQWVVSDRLTLNLGVRYDRMQANYGPGKVYELFNDPSDVDNPTLIRDTEGYDVYDFKNWSPRIGFAWTLTGDGKTVLRGHYGRYQAPLSIEALRRLGPDMGEQIVDTWFYWFPYDEVDHNGNNWIDVDEVIWATRQLSGMEPSVLMSHEVSPASFRLEVEDGTDNPYTDQFNISLQRQLGRDLAIELSYIYKKTQNFIILDAYDLATGEYFDWHTLPYTTWTGYQTPAWTVTINDFNGDGVINGDDAGYPSNDATRGWRARNLNSWEGQDVSRTYQGVQLVLTKRFSNRWQGNFAINYTNTDGFYPRTVNQYWYIDGPLTMDTPFGTSPNHFQNNLSGPALMTPEWMAKLAGSYTIPFIETDFGFRVRYDSGRALWPTDNSFPVYASWMGEFDPETQFTSTGWNNVMVADDPDDPQWLPATTIFDLNLGKRFNIGGDMGITVSLDVLNAFNENSPNKVGYTVDDYGEVQSLVVPRYYRLGLKFEF
- a CDS encoding family 20 glycosylhydrolase; this translates as MRPRKSRPLARVFITSTVVSAVLISGPLVAANDADSDSTLPVRGFAIGVPSPERVDDFVAFIENELVQNNLNTLVLRVDFKYRYKSHPELRDEDALGKSDVRKIIKACRRGGIRLIPQINLLGHQSWQTELGKLLEVYPEFDETPWIELPQTYQWPNADGLYCKSYCPLHPGVHEVVFALVDELVKVFQSDAFHAGLDEVFYIGMDRCPRCGGRDRAELFAGEVTRIRNHLARSNVQLWMWGDRLIDGKTTGIGEWEASMNSTHRAIDLMPKDVVINDWHYERPDPTAPYFAAKGFTVVTCPWRLGDVAAIQIEDMVRWRQGSTPEMRSRFAGVVQTIWSSADDFLDQYFGRVPVVDDEFGGDPVACARTVFEEFNKLAR